In Corynebacterium aquatimens, one genomic interval encodes:
- a CDS encoding AMP-dependent synthetase/ligase: MVRSTYKVEAGFTVAPEENCYSALVETARKHPEWILFSRPEGYGWTDVRADEFVAEVREVAKGLIAMGLEKNDRVALLSGARYEWAVTDFAVMAAGGILVPIYPTSSLDQVQWIVEDSGAVLAIAETYEHAVLFEHMVLDSSGVPHLSDSPSQLRKVLKFNAVQGVEEPAIDALKAAGRDVSDAELDQRIASISHSDIASLVYTSGTTGKSKGCIITHLNWIFQVRAMMKHPIGKISGPGSRMVTYLPMAHVLARSLHLMGALSGTTQSHWSDVSTIAMEFQRVKPNMVVGVPRVYEKVRDAAYRKASDGSAIGAAIFAAAEKTAVAYSEALEKKRNGGRGPSISLKLRRALFDKLVYSKIRDGLGGEVTYAITGASALGAPLGHFFRGIGLPVYEGYGLTETTSAATVNFDKDTKIGSVGKPMLGYEAKVTEEGEICLKSEGIFGGYWRNEEATADVIRDGFFHTGDLGEIDDEGFVTITGRKKDILVTSGGKNVAPQPLEEQLRLDPLISQAVVVGDGKQFIGVLITLNEEELARWKEKRGISKDVPVSKLAEDPNLRGEIQDAINVANKIVSNAEAIKKFRILPRDLTEEDGELTATLKVKRPIVLQNFDAEMRKLYPQP; the protein is encoded by the coding sequence ATGGTTCGATCAACATACAAGGTGGAGGCGGGATTTACGGTTGCGCCTGAGGAAAACTGCTACTCGGCTTTGGTGGAAACCGCCAGGAAGCACCCGGAATGGATTCTGTTCTCCCGGCCGGAGGGGTATGGCTGGACTGATGTCCGCGCGGATGAATTCGTGGCCGAAGTGCGTGAGGTGGCCAAGGGATTGATCGCGATGGGGCTGGAGAAGAACGACCGCGTGGCGTTACTTTCCGGGGCGCGCTATGAGTGGGCGGTGACAGATTTCGCGGTCATGGCGGCCGGAGGAATCCTGGTGCCGATCTATCCGACGAGTTCTTTGGATCAGGTGCAGTGGATCGTTGAGGACTCCGGGGCAGTCCTGGCGATTGCTGAAACATATGAGCATGCTGTTCTGTTTGAGCACATGGTGCTGGATAGCAGCGGCGTGCCGCATCTGTCCGATTCGCCCTCGCAGCTGCGCAAGGTGTTGAAGTTCAACGCCGTGCAAGGAGTTGAAGAACCCGCGATTGATGCGCTCAAAGCCGCGGGGCGCGACGTGAGTGATGCCGAGTTGGATCAGCGAATTGCCTCCATTTCGCATTCAGACATCGCATCGTTGGTCTACACCTCAGGCACCACTGGGAAATCCAAAGGCTGCATCATTACCCATCTCAACTGGATCTTCCAGGTCCGCGCAATGATGAAGCACCCGATCGGAAAAATCTCTGGACCCGGTTCGCGGATGGTGACCTACCTGCCGATGGCCCACGTTTTGGCGCGTTCCCTGCACCTGATGGGTGCGCTCAGCGGTACGACGCAGTCCCACTGGTCCGACGTGTCCACGATCGCCATGGAATTCCAGCGCGTCAAACCCAACATGGTCGTTGGTGTGCCGCGCGTCTACGAAAAAGTCCGTGATGCTGCGTACCGGAAAGCCTCGGACGGTTCCGCTATCGGTGCCGCGATCTTCGCAGCAGCAGAGAAAACCGCGGTTGCCTACTCCGAGGCTCTAGAAAAGAAACGTAACGGTGGCCGGGGACCGTCGATAAGCCTGAAGCTCAGGCGAGCGCTTTTTGACAAGCTGGTGTATTCCAAGATCCGCGATGGGCTCGGCGGCGAAGTGACCTACGCGATTACGGGGGCGTCCGCGCTGGGCGCGCCACTGGGGCACTTCTTCCGCGGAATCGGGCTGCCTGTCTACGAGGGGTACGGTCTGACCGAAACGACGTCCGCGGCCACGGTGAACTTTGATAAAGACACCAAGATCGGGTCCGTTGGAAAGCCCATGCTGGGGTACGAAGCAAAGGTGACCGAGGAGGGCGAAATTTGCCTCAAGTCAGAGGGAATCTTCGGGGGTTATTGGCGCAATGAGGAAGCTACCGCCGATGTCATTCGCGATGGTTTCTTCCACACGGGTGACCTGGGTGAGATTGATGATGAAGGCTTTGTGACGATCACCGGGCGCAAGAAGGACATCTTGGTGACGTCTGGCGGAAAGAACGTTGCGCCGCAGCCACTCGAGGAGCAGCTACGCCTTGACCCGCTGATTTCCCAAGCGGTGGTGGTCGGCGACGGCAAACAATTCATTGGCGTTTTGATCACGCTCAACGAGGAGGAGCTTGCGCGGTGGAAAGAAAAGCGCGGAATTTCCAAGGACGTGCCGGTGTCGAAGCTCGCGGAAGACCCGAATTTGCGCGGTGAGATCCAGGACGCGATCAACGTTGCAAACAAGATTGTGAGCAACGCCGAAGCGATCAAGAAATTCCGTATTCTGCCGCGCGATCTCACCGAAGAGGATGGTGAGCTGACTGCAACGCTCAAGGTCAAGCGCCCGATTGTGCTGCAGAACTTTGACGCGGAAATGCGCAAGCTCTACCCGCAGCCCTAA
- the hemW gene encoding radical SAM family heme chaperone HemW: MTVPAGDRTNSDHGAIPAHRGFGVYVHVPFCATHCGYCDFNTYTRSETGSSFSEYLDALDSELALGAQRVAEWGYGPAQTVFIGGGTPSLLGAEGLGRILDRVRGTFGLDPGAEVTTESNPESTSPEYFAGLREAGFTRVSLGMQSASTPVLRILDRQHTPGRAVAAAKEARAAGFDHVNLDLIYGTPTETDDDVRASLDAVLSADVDHVSAYSLIVEDGTAMARKIRRGELPEPDEDTYADRYEMIAATLEAEGFSWYEVSNWAKPGGECQHNLIYWRGGRWWGAGPGAHGFVGSTRFYNVKRPERYSAVLAEGKFPIEGTEEVTEADQHFETLMLGLRLREGIMLSDVQDAAQGVVDKHVRDGLLRIFDGDGDGCGVGGKRVAVTDKGRLLADGIITDILAAE; the protein is encoded by the coding sequence ATGACTGTTCCGGCTGGTGATCGGACTAATTCTGACCATGGCGCGATACCGGCGCACCGCGGTTTCGGGGTGTACGTCCACGTTCCGTTTTGTGCGACACACTGCGGATACTGTGACTTCAACACCTATACCCGTTCGGAGACGGGCTCGTCTTTCTCTGAGTATCTGGATGCGCTGGATAGTGAATTGGCGCTTGGGGCGCAGCGTGTAGCCGAGTGGGGTTATGGGCCTGCGCAGACTGTCTTCATTGGTGGGGGAACACCGTCATTGCTGGGGGCTGAGGGGTTAGGCCGGATCCTCGATCGCGTGCGGGGGACCTTCGGTCTTGATCCCGGGGCTGAGGTGACTACGGAATCGAACCCGGAATCCACGTCACCGGAGTACTTCGCGGGGCTACGGGAGGCGGGTTTTACCCGTGTGTCATTGGGGATGCAGTCCGCGTCCACGCCGGTGTTGCGGATCTTGGACCGGCAACACACCCCTGGGCGGGCGGTCGCAGCGGCGAAGGAGGCCCGCGCGGCTGGCTTCGACCACGTCAACTTGGACCTTATTTATGGAACACCAACGGAGACCGATGATGACGTGCGTGCCAGCCTTGACGCGGTGCTGTCCGCGGACGTTGACCACGTTTCGGCGTATTCACTAATCGTGGAGGACGGGACCGCGATGGCGCGTAAGATCCGGCGCGGTGAGTTACCCGAGCCGGATGAGGACACCTACGCCGACCGATACGAAATGATCGCGGCCACGCTGGAAGCCGAAGGGTTTTCCTGGTACGAGGTATCAAACTGGGCGAAACCAGGTGGGGAGTGCCAGCACAACTTGATCTACTGGCGTGGGGGACGCTGGTGGGGAGCAGGGCCGGGCGCGCATGGTTTTGTTGGTTCCACGCGTTTTTATAACGTCAAGCGGCCGGAACGATACTCCGCTGTCCTCGCCGAAGGGAAGTTTCCTATCGAGGGCACGGAAGAAGTCACCGAGGCTGATCAGCACTTTGAAACACTCATGCTGGGTTTGCGGCTCCGGGAGGGCATTATGCTTAGCGACGTCCAGGATGCTGCCCAGGGGGTCGTCGACAAGCATGTGCGCGATGGCTTGCTCCGCATTTTCGACGGCGACGGGGATGGTTGCGGGGTAGGCGGAAAGCGAGTCGCCGTGACCGACAAGGGAAGGCTGCTGGCAGACGGAATCATTACTGATATTCTTGCCGCGGAATAG
- the hrcA gene encoding heat-inducible transcriptional repressor HrcA — MASAASERRQAVLRAIVADYIALHEPVGSKSLVDRHKLNVSSATIRNDMAVLEAEGYIEQPHASSGRVPTEKGYRAFVDAINKVKPLSVPERRAIVEFLESGVDLEDVLRRSAQLLAQLTRQAAVVQLPTLSVSRVKHCEVVALTPARLLLVLITDQGRVDQRNVELAGPIGDDDVRQLRDLLNSALVNTTMADASEALVALAARAPRDIADPLARCIAVIIDTLVDNRSDRILIAGASNLIPFTSDLLGALEALEEQVVALRLMANLPALGNVNVVIGSENTEAELSKASVVTTGYGADGATLGGLGVLGPTYMDYPGTIQKVAAVGHYISHILVGEDF; from the coding sequence GTGGCTAGTGCAGCAAGTGAACGTCGGCAAGCAGTATTGCGCGCAATCGTTGCAGATTACATTGCGCTGCATGAGCCGGTGGGGTCTAAAAGCCTCGTCGATAGGCATAAGCTCAACGTGTCGTCCGCAACGATCCGGAACGACATGGCGGTGTTGGAAGCCGAAGGGTATATCGAGCAACCCCACGCGAGTTCAGGGCGAGTGCCCACGGAGAAGGGCTACCGCGCGTTCGTTGACGCAATCAACAAGGTCAAACCACTGTCGGTGCCGGAGCGGCGCGCGATCGTGGAGTTTTTGGAAAGCGGCGTAGATCTAGAAGATGTGCTGCGGCGCTCAGCCCAGCTGCTAGCGCAGCTGACGCGGCAGGCAGCCGTAGTGCAACTCCCCACCCTGTCCGTCTCACGCGTCAAACACTGTGAGGTGGTGGCGTTGACCCCGGCTCGCCTGTTGCTGGTGCTGATTACGGACCAGGGAAGGGTGGATCAGCGCAACGTGGAGCTCGCCGGCCCGATCGGTGATGATGACGTGCGGCAGTTGCGTGACCTTTTGAACTCGGCGCTGGTGAACACAACCATGGCCGATGCATCGGAGGCGCTCGTTGCGCTGGCCGCTCGCGCGCCGCGCGACATCGCGGACCCGCTGGCACGATGCATCGCCGTCATCATTGACACGCTGGTGGATAACCGGAGCGACCGCATACTCATTGCTGGGGCGTCCAACCTCATCCCGTTCACGTCCGATCTGCTGGGCGCGCTCGAGGCCCTGGAAGAACAAGTCGTGGCGCTGCGCCTCATGGCAAACTTGCCCGCCCTGGGCAACGTCAACGTGGTCATCGGCAGTGAAAACACCGAGGCGGAGCTGTCCAAGGCGTCCGTGGTGACCACCGGTTACGGCGCGGACGGAGCAACGTTGGGTGGTCTGGGCGTCCTCGGCCCCACCTACATGGACTATCCCGGTACGATTCAAAAGGTTGCCGCAGTGGGGCACTACATCTCCCACATCCTCGTCGGCGAAGATTTTTAG
- the dnaJ gene encoding molecular chaperone DnaJ, giving the protein MARDYYGILGVDQEATEAEIKRAYRKLARQYHPDVNDTEEGAEKFREISLAQEVLLDPSKRAIVDRGGDPMEQAGMGGASAGNFGFGDIFEAFFGGSGGASRGPRSRVQPGSDALLRTSITLEEAYAGVKKDVTVDTAVVCDSCQGSGSESGSKPVTCDHCGGAGQIQQVQQSFLGNVMTTGSCPKCSGFGELIPDPCNHCGGQGRVRSRRDITVSVPAGIGDGMRIRLAGQGEVGHGGGPAGDLYVEVSTEKHPVFERDGIDLHMRIGVPMMDAALGTEITVDNLAGEPTTVTIPAGTQPGEELLMRGEGMPRLRADGAGDLIAHVGVIIPTELSSKQRSALEDLRASLGEEAFVEREDEKTNFFGRIRDRFRR; this is encoded by the coding sequence GTGGCTCGTGACTACTACGGCATCTTGGGCGTGGACCAGGAAGCGACGGAAGCGGAGATCAAGCGCGCGTACCGCAAGCTTGCTCGCCAGTACCACCCAGACGTCAACGACACCGAAGAGGGCGCAGAGAAGTTCCGTGAGATCTCCTTGGCCCAAGAAGTATTGCTGGACCCATCCAAGCGCGCCATCGTGGACCGCGGTGGGGACCCGATGGAACAAGCCGGAATGGGAGGGGCGTCTGCCGGGAACTTCGGCTTCGGTGACATTTTCGAAGCATTCTTCGGCGGTAGCGGTGGCGCCAGCCGCGGCCCACGCTCCCGCGTTCAGCCGGGGTCAGATGCCCTGCTGCGCACCTCGATTACGTTGGAAGAGGCATACGCTGGCGTGAAGAAGGACGTCACGGTCGACACGGCCGTTGTCTGTGATTCCTGCCAGGGCTCTGGTTCTGAATCGGGTTCCAAGCCTGTGACCTGTGATCACTGCGGTGGCGCAGGCCAGATCCAACAGGTCCAGCAGTCCTTCCTGGGCAACGTGATGACTACTGGGAGCTGCCCGAAGTGCTCCGGTTTCGGTGAGCTGATCCCGGACCCGTGCAACCACTGCGGTGGCCAGGGACGCGTCCGATCGCGCCGGGACATCACCGTGTCCGTTCCGGCGGGCATTGGTGACGGCATGCGCATCCGGTTGGCTGGTCAGGGCGAGGTCGGTCACGGTGGAGGCCCGGCCGGTGACCTGTATGTGGAGGTGTCCACTGAGAAGCACCCGGTGTTTGAGCGGGACGGGATCGACCTGCACATGCGCATCGGCGTTCCCATGATGGACGCCGCCTTAGGCACGGAAATCACGGTGGATAACCTCGCTGGTGAACCCACCACGGTGACGATTCCCGCGGGCACCCAGCCGGGCGAGGAACTTCTCATGCGCGGTGAGGGCATGCCGCGCTTGCGTGCCGACGGGGCGGGTGATCTGATCGCTCACGTGGGCGTGATCATTCCGACGGAGCTGTCCTCGAAGCAGCGCAGCGCGCTCGAAGACCTGCGCGCGAGCCTGGGTGAAGAAGCCTTCGTGGAGCGCGAAGACGAAAAAACCAACTTCTTCGGCCGTATCCGCGACCGGTTCCGCAGGTAG
- a CDS encoding 16S rRNA (uracil(1498)-N(3))-methyltransferase — translation MSLPYFITNNPTSGELTGREGRHAVTVKRIQPGEYIMLTDGEGTLVEVCVESTSGKDTLRGRVVDTQRSPQPTPRVTVIQAVPKSDRAELAVDLLTQGGADTIIPWISARTIARWEGPKTAKHVEKWRTIAAESSKQARRAWVPDVAEPVTTKQLAEMIAGYEADNSDGVVRTMVLVLHEDARLTLGTWEPDAFEDTTHIVLIIGPEGGIGEDEADALVRAGALMISLGPEVLRTASAGFAALGALGVLTQRWKR, via the coding sequence ATGAGCCTTCCGTATTTCATTACCAACAACCCCACCTCCGGCGAGCTCACCGGCAGGGAAGGGCGCCACGCCGTGACGGTCAAGCGGATTCAGCCGGGCGAGTACATCATGCTTACCGACGGCGAAGGCACGCTCGTCGAAGTGTGCGTCGAGTCCACCAGCGGAAAAGACACGCTGCGCGGTCGGGTCGTCGATACGCAGCGAAGCCCGCAACCCACGCCACGGGTGACTGTCATCCAAGCTGTGCCGAAGTCCGACCGGGCGGAGCTCGCAGTGGACCTGCTGACTCAGGGCGGCGCGGACACGATCATTCCGTGGATTTCCGCGCGCACCATCGCTCGGTGGGAGGGACCCAAAACCGCCAAGCACGTGGAAAAGTGGCGCACGATTGCCGCAGAATCCTCCAAGCAGGCGCGGCGCGCATGGGTTCCAGACGTAGCTGAACCGGTGACAACGAAGCAGCTCGCGGAGATGATTGCGGGTTATGAGGCGGATAATTCTGACGGAGTGGTGCGCACGATGGTGCTTGTCCTCCACGAAGACGCGAGGCTCACACTCGGCACTTGGGAGCCGGATGCCTTTGAAGACACCACCCACATCGTTCTCATCATCGGCCCTGAAGGCGGCATTGGCGAGGATGAAGCAGACGCGTTAGTTCGCGCAGGCGCGCTGATGATCTCCTTGGGGCCGGAGGTTTTGCGCACGGCCAGCGCGGGATTTGCGGCGCTTGGCGCATTAGGCGTGCTCACACAGCGCTGGAAGCGATAA
- a CDS encoding PhoH family protein: MAELPPTTQVYELDHDHAQNVLGINDENLRLLDEQMAVDIHARGTRVTFRGPASQIEGARRVLDELQAMSRRGIIITPDAVSHAVSIMEAHPAQSAAEMLGQEIIARRGRVIRPKTPGQRQYVDAIDDNTIVFGIGPAGTGKTYLAVAKAVQALQSKQVKRIILTRPAVEAGEKLGFLPGTLNDKIDPYLRPLYDALRDMLDPEAIPKLMEAGVIEVAPLAYMRGRTLNDAFVILDEAQNTTPAQMKMFLTRLGFGTKMVVTGDISQVDLPRGVISGLRVVRNILRDVEGIHFEEFGADDVVRHQLVGRIVDAYDRYDAARIARQKAEVTELPTDTGQTRST, encoded by the coding sequence ATGGCAGAATTGCCCCCCACAACCCAGGTCTATGAGCTGGACCATGACCACGCCCAGAATGTCTTGGGCATCAACGATGAGAATCTGCGGCTGTTGGACGAGCAGATGGCGGTGGACATCCACGCGCGCGGAACGCGGGTCACGTTCCGCGGTCCCGCCTCCCAGATCGAGGGGGCGCGGCGCGTTCTTGATGAGCTCCAGGCGATGTCGCGTCGCGGCATCATCATTACCCCCGATGCGGTGAGCCACGCGGTGTCCATCATGGAGGCCCACCCAGCGCAATCGGCAGCTGAGATGCTGGGCCAGGAGATCATTGCTCGCCGCGGCCGCGTGATTCGCCCGAAGACACCGGGGCAGCGCCAGTACGTTGATGCGATTGATGACAACACGATTGTTTTCGGTATTGGACCTGCGGGTACCGGTAAGACCTACCTGGCCGTGGCCAAGGCGGTGCAGGCACTGCAGTCCAAGCAGGTGAAGCGGATTATCCTGACCCGTCCGGCCGTCGAGGCGGGGGAGAAACTGGGCTTTTTGCCCGGCACCCTGAACGACAAGATTGACCCGTACCTCCGCCCGCTCTACGACGCACTGCGCGACATGCTGGATCCCGAGGCGATTCCAAAGCTCATGGAAGCCGGAGTCATCGAGGTCGCGCCGCTGGCGTACATGCGCGGGCGCACGCTTAACGACGCATTTGTGATTCTGGATGAGGCGCAAAACACCACACCGGCGCAGATGAAGATGTTCCTCACCCGCCTTGGCTTTGGAACCAAAATGGTGGTCACTGGCGACATTTCCCAGGTGGACCTCCCGCGCGGAGTGATTTCGGGTCTGCGTGTGGTGCGCAACATTCTGCGTGACGTAGAGGGCATTCACTTTGAGGAATTCGGTGCGGATGACGTTGTGCGCCACCAATTGGTAGGCCGGATCGTTGACGCGTACGACCGCTATGATGCAGCGCGCATCGCCCGCCAGAAGGCCGAGGTCACAGAACTTCCCACGGACACGGGGCAAACAAGGAGTACATAA
- the ybeY gene encoding rRNA maturation RNase YbeY, with the protein MSIEVLNESGEADVNEEMLIDVASFALRALDIHPDAEVTITCVDTPTMSDLHMRWMDLPGPTDVMSFPMDELTPGGGRPDAPLPGPQMLGDIILCPEYDRRQAEAAGHPLGHEMALLTVHGCLHLLGYDHATPADEREMFGLQNEILADWYDDLSARGVVYQPKPTGTHAFPSAADREELDRLVDKRELESAPDESTPDENARDEGDES; encoded by the coding sequence ATGAGCATCGAGGTTCTCAACGAGTCCGGTGAGGCCGACGTCAACGAAGAAATGCTGATCGACGTCGCGTCGTTTGCGCTCCGTGCCTTGGACATCCACCCGGATGCGGAGGTCACGATCACCTGCGTGGACACTCCCACCATGTCCGATTTGCACATGCGGTGGATGGACCTTCCCGGCCCCACGGACGTGATGAGCTTCCCCATGGACGAACTCACCCCGGGCGGCGGACGCCCGGATGCGCCGTTGCCCGGGCCGCAGATGCTGGGCGACATCATCCTGTGCCCAGAGTATGACCGCAGGCAGGCCGAGGCAGCGGGGCACCCGCTGGGGCATGAGATGGCGCTGCTCACCGTCCATGGATGCCTGCACCTGCTTGGCTACGACCACGCGACGCCAGCGGATGAACGCGAAATGTTCGGCTTGCAGAATGAGATCCTTGCGGATTGGTACGACGACCTCTCCGCACGCGGGGTCGTGTACCAGCCGAAACCCACTGGCACTCATGCGTTCCCGTCCGCGGCGGACCGGGAGGAGTTAGACCGGCTCGTCGATAAGCGAGAGCTCGAAAGCGCACCGGACGAAAGCACACCGGACGAAAACGCGCGCGACGAGGGAGACGAATCTTAA
- a CDS encoding hemolysin family protein: MTIILAGFLRTIETALTPVSRARVEAMVKDDVSGAKALLRVVDSRANHIGVLKMLETVLDTLSAVYAAMMMMDIIPSDAWAVTAAVLVVTFLRFGIVGVIARRQGKLNPYSISLRTAQVLTVTYVLLGPLSKLLIWIGDLVRPGVEPAENPYATDLEIREAVEMAEESGAVETAERRMIQSIFDLDQTYARQVMVPRPEMIWIESDKTAAQAANLMIRSGHSRVPVIGESVDEIVGIAYIKDLVERTYNNPEERSRPVAETVRQPMFMPDSKPLDAMLEEMQQTNTHIAILIDEYGGVAGMMTMEDILEEIVGEITDEYDEDEEAPIEEITRSALDDESPGPRRYRAHARLPLDDLVDFLHDEAHFDVEFDEEITDNVETVAGLISYTLGRVPLPGSFIEHEGMRFTAEGGRDRRGRVKVRSVVITIPERDLSKSPDADDNRNE, from the coding sequence GTGACGATCATCCTGGCAGGCTTTTTGCGCACGATTGAAACCGCGCTGACGCCGGTGTCCCGCGCGCGCGTTGAGGCGATGGTCAAAGACGACGTCTCCGGCGCAAAAGCGCTGCTGCGAGTTGTGGATTCGCGTGCGAACCACATCGGCGTGCTGAAGATGCTGGAAACGGTGCTGGATACATTGTCTGCGGTGTACGCGGCCATGATGATGATGGACATCATCCCATCCGACGCGTGGGCTGTGACCGCGGCCGTGCTGGTGGTGACGTTCCTGCGCTTCGGGATCGTGGGCGTGATCGCACGCCGTCAAGGAAAACTCAACCCGTATTCCATCTCACTGCGCACGGCGCAGGTCCTCACCGTTACCTACGTGCTTTTGGGGCCGTTGTCGAAGCTCTTGATCTGGATCGGAGATCTTGTGCGGCCCGGCGTGGAGCCTGCCGAGAACCCGTACGCGACGGATCTGGAAATCCGCGAGGCCGTGGAGATGGCCGAAGAATCCGGCGCCGTTGAGACCGCGGAACGGCGAATGATCCAGTCGATCTTCGACCTCGACCAGACCTACGCCCGGCAAGTGATGGTTCCGCGCCCGGAGATGATCTGGATTGAGTCGGACAAAACGGCGGCGCAGGCGGCGAACCTGATGATTCGCTCCGGGCATTCGCGCGTGCCGGTCATTGGAGAAAGCGTCGATGAGATCGTGGGTATCGCTTACATCAAAGACCTGGTGGAGCGCACCTACAACAACCCTGAGGAACGCTCCCGGCCGGTTGCCGAAACGGTACGGCAGCCAATGTTCATGCCGGATTCTAAACCACTGGACGCCATGCTGGAGGAAATGCAGCAGACCAACACGCACATCGCCATACTTATCGACGAATATGGCGGCGTGGCCGGCATGATGACCATGGAGGACATCCTCGAAGAAATCGTTGGTGAAATCACCGACGAATACGATGAGGATGAGGAGGCCCCGATCGAAGAGATCACCCGCAGCGCGCTTGACGACGAATCGCCGGGGCCGCGCCGCTACCGTGCCCATGCGCGTTTGCCGTTGGATGACCTAGTAGATTTCCTGCACGATGAGGCGCACTTTGATGTGGAGTTCGATGAGGAGATTACAGACAACGTTGAAACTGTGGCGGGGTTGATCTCCTACACGCTCGGCCGTGTTCCGTTGCCTGGCTCCTTCATCGAGCACGAAGGGATGCGGTTTACTGCCGAAGGTGGGCGTGACCGTCGCGGCCGCGTGAAAGTGCGTTCCGTGGTGATCACGATTCCGGAGCGGGATCTTTCTAAGTCCCCTGATGCTGATGACAATCGGAATGAGTGA
- the pdxY gene encoding pyridoxal kinase: protein MNIVSIQSAVAYGHVGNSCAVFPLQRLGHNAWPVNTVNFSNHTEYPSWRGPRLTAQQVGDVLEGLEFVYPQVDMVLTGYLGSADLAEVIVGAVNRIKAANPAAQWVCDPVIGNAAVGSFVDDDIPGVFIDVAIPVADAITPNQWELALLTGRELSTLEATVDAARSLKPRSLITSVHTGDGTTIGMLDISPEAAWYVETPRLGDNVVGAGDLAAAMYTALRDETPKARLEHLAGTLFDMIAAAEDGLTGLPLVAEQDLIVQPRSRFEARRL from the coding sequence ATGAACATTGTGTCGATTCAGTCCGCGGTGGCGTACGGCCACGTGGGCAATTCATGCGCGGTGTTTCCGCTCCAGCGCCTTGGCCACAACGCGTGGCCAGTCAACACCGTGAACTTTTCTAACCACACGGAGTACCCGTCGTGGCGTGGACCGCGGCTCACAGCGCAGCAAGTGGGCGATGTCTTAGAAGGTCTGGAATTCGTCTACCCGCAGGTAGACATGGTTCTTACCGGGTACTTGGGCTCGGCGGACTTGGCTGAGGTCATCGTGGGGGCGGTCAATCGCATCAAGGCCGCGAACCCTGCAGCGCAGTGGGTCTGCGACCCCGTGATTGGTAACGCCGCGGTGGGATCGTTCGTGGACGATGACATCCCCGGGGTATTCATTGATGTGGCCATCCCGGTGGCAGACGCGATCACGCCGAACCAGTGGGAACTGGCGCTTTTGACTGGGCGGGAGCTTTCAACGCTTGAGGCCACCGTGGATGCCGCGCGATCACTAAAACCGCGCAGCCTGATCACCAGCGTCCACACGGGGGACGGTACAACAATCGGCATGTTGGATATTTCCCCGGAGGCGGCATGGTACGTGGAGACCCCGCGCTTAGGCGACAACGTCGTCGGCGCAGGTGACCTCGCCGCGGCGATGTACACGGCCTTACGCGACGAAACTCCGAAGGCACGGCTGGAGCACCTCGCGGGAACACTTTTTGACATGATTGCCGCGGCCGAAGACGGCCTTACTGGGTTGCCGCTCGTGGCGGAACAAGACTTGATTGTTCAGCCTCGCTCGCGCTTTGAAGCCCGCCGCCTCTAG
- the era gene encoding GTPase Era, with product MDFSDTPEGFRSGFVSFVGRPNTGKSTLTNALVGEKIAIMADQPETTRHPIRGIVNTEGAQMIVVDTPGIHRPRTLLGERLNEVVKETFTDVDVVGLTVPADEKIGPGDRFILQQVRDTAPTMPIVGILTKLDKVPKDVVGERLVELHELLGPNSEVVPVSATEQVQLDVLTEVLVSQLPEGPRFYPEDHVTDEDIETRISELIREAALSGLRDELPHSVAVQIDEMYPDPDAPAGHQGREDQEPARMMIYAVLYLERPGQKDIIVGRDGRRLQSIIQRSRKQIIALLGRNVYLDLRVKILKNWQSNPKHLGRLGF from the coding sequence ATGGATTTCTCGGACACACCGGAAGGGTTCCGCTCAGGATTCGTCAGCTTTGTGGGCCGCCCGAACACGGGCAAATCGACGCTGACCAACGCGCTGGTGGGGGAGAAGATCGCCATCATGGCGGATCAGCCGGAAACCACGCGGCACCCGATCCGCGGAATAGTCAACACCGAGGGTGCTCAGATGATCGTCGTTGATACGCCCGGTATTCACCGGCCCCGCACGTTGTTGGGCGAGCGCCTCAACGAGGTAGTAAAAGAGACCTTCACTGACGTTGACGTGGTGGGGCTGACGGTGCCTGCGGATGAGAAGATCGGCCCCGGTGACCGGTTCATCTTGCAGCAGGTCCGTGACACGGCACCCACCATGCCCATCGTGGGCATTTTGACCAAACTGGACAAAGTACCCAAAGACGTCGTCGGCGAGCGCCTTGTGGAACTGCATGAGCTGTTGGGGCCGAACTCGGAGGTCGTCCCGGTGTCCGCCACAGAGCAGGTACAGCTCGACGTCCTGACCGAGGTACTGGTGTCTCAGCTGCCGGAGGGCCCGCGGTTCTACCCGGAGGACCACGTCACCGATGAGGACATTGAAACGCGCATTTCTGAGCTCATCCGCGAAGCGGCCCTAAGCGGGCTTCGGGACGAGCTGCCGCACTCCGTGGCGGTACAGATCGATGAAATGTACCCCGACCCTGATGCCCCTGCAGGGCATCAGGGTCGAGAAGATCAGGAGCCGGCGCGCATGATGATCTACGCCGTGCTCTACCTTGAACGCCCCGGCCAGAAAGACATCATTGTGGGCCGCGACGGCCGCCGCTTGCAAAGCATCATTCAGCGCTCCCGCAAACAAATCATCGCGCTGTTAGGCCGCAACGTTTACCTTGACCTGCGCGTGAAAATTTTGAAGAACTGGCAGTCCAACCCCAAGCACCTGGGACGACTCGGGTTCTAG